The Cryptococcus gattii WM276 chromosome D, complete sequence region GGACCGAGGGGGGAGTAACACGGGGGGGGGACTTACTGCCATCGGCGTCGCGCTTTGGGGGCTTTGAGACGGCGAGGGGGTACTTGTAGTACGGCTGGCCGGCGGAGGTGGTGCTCTTCTCGGGCGCCGTGCCGAGGCGGCCGACAAACGTGGCGCGGGACACGAAGGAGCGCGCGGGGGCGCGGGCGAGGGACGCAGCGGGGCGGGCGACGGCGGGGCGGAACATGGCGGCGGGCGTACAACAGACGGGATGTGCAGTGATGGAATGTTTCTTTATCGTCCCCGGCGGATAATCCCGGGCTATGCCATATACGCGTCGCCCACGTGGATTTCGCGTTATTATTAATATCCGCGCCTTGCGTCCATCACTCCTCCACTTGTCTTCCTCACGGACGGATGCCTGCGCCACGCCTCCTCTGCCCGGTGATAGAGCTCACGCCCCTCCCCCCAGCAGTCCGCGCCCTCTACGCCCCGCCCCCCGCCCAGTCAAGACACCGCACAGTGAGTACCGCCTCCACCCGCCCAGCTCACCGCTCACCACGTGCCAGTTCTGTGGAAAATGCCGCCGCCCGCCCGCGTCCCGCATCCTCGCATCCCTCCACACCCGTCCCAAGAAACGCAAAAGGCCATCCCCAGAagacgacgacgacgacgatcTATGGAGTGACAGCGAGCTCGTCCATATCCTGCAGGGCTGGGTCACCGTGCGTCTACCCAACTACTCCCGAAAGCTCACATGCTAAGCACAATGTCCATAGTGCAGGCGGTGTGTCGTCGCGTCCCATTATGGCTGTCTGTCGTCCAGTCAGAAAAAGACGGTTCTCGAGTCGCTCCGCGCGCAAGACCTGGCTGCACTTGGAAGCACTGACCCTACCGTCGAGGTGTTAGATGTACCGCTCCGAAAGACTCTGGCGATCGGACAAGAAACGGACTTTTTATGCGCTAAATGCACCGAAGGGGCACCCTGTTTTGTCTGCTGCAAAGACCAGCTTCAAGTAAACACGGCAGGCGAGCTTCAAGTAGACACGGACTCGGTCAGAATTGACCAGAGCAACACCCCGCTTCTTTTCAGGTGCTTGCGATGCAAGCAAGCAGCTCACTATGAACACTGCAAGTTCACATCTTTGGATTTGTACCTGCATGGACCATCCACTAATGTCTAACAGTAAAAGTCCCTAAATCGCTTGGCGAAAACGCACACCTGGCAGAGATTGCACACACCTACCAGACCCAGACGGACGACGGAGCTGCCTGGACGTGCCATCAATGTCGCGAATCACCATGGGGTATCGATATCGTGCGTCACATCTTTTCTCGATACCACTGTTTCTTATATAATATTCTATATAGGTGATCGCCTGGCGTCCTCTCCCTACCACATCTCCTTTCCACTCGTTAccccctcctccacccaaAACGCCCTTATACAAAACCATCCTCCCCAGGGAATATCTCATCAAATACGCTTCCCGATCGTTCCGCCATGTAACATGGGTCCCCCACACCTGGCTCTCCGCCATTGCCCCCATGAAACTCAGGCGATTCTTGGAAAAGGGTCCGATACTCGATTTGGTCACGGATGAGACACTAGAGGCTAAAGGGGATGATATGGTCATGCCTAGTATCGCGGATATCGATAACCTTGCAACTCTTGACGAAAAGAGAGATGTGGGCCGTGGGAAAAGGGTGGAATTGATCGTTGATGCGGAGGAGGATGCGGAAAGTGGTTTGCCCGTTTTATGGAGTGTAAgcctttttttttttcggGTGCCATTGTAAAGAAGCTGACAAGTTGGGTTGCATCCAAGACGATTGACCGGGTCTTGGACGTCTTGCTGATTCGACCTACTGCTGCGCAaatcaaggagaagaagaagaagaagaagaaaactCAATTACAAACTGTTAAACGGCATCAGCGGCGTATACTCTCCCTgtctccttctccatctgACGACAACGACGACGCCCCATTTTCACCACCGAATTCCACTCTAGCAGCAGCAGTAGCTGTCAAGACGAAAACGAAAACACCTTTTGAACAGCTTCAGGCAGATCTCGACATCCCCGACGGTCTTCGCCTACCTGATGACGAGCTCATTGAAATCGAGGAATGGGAAGCACTCACGGGGAGAAGACTGGTCGAGACGGATGTTGATGAAATTGCAGGCTTGGTGGGATGGGGCCTGTTCAAATGGGAAGATTTGCAGTACGATCGAGGTGAGTcacacacacacacacacacaTGCACGCCCAATGTAAAAACTGACTAGCAAGACCTCCCCAAAAAACAGCATGCTGGGATACACCTCCACCTTCGTCATCACCCCTCTACGCTGCATACAAGCATGGTCTCTTCAAGTACCTCGCCGCCCGGCGCATCACTATCCCCGTCCTGACCCCGACCCAGATCCGCGCTCGGGATAACAATACAGATGACGATGTCGTCGCCGCTGCTAGAGGGCGCTTTGTGCCCCCTCAAGAACAGCCGGAATGTATTGCAGGAGGCACCTTGATGCCTTTCCAGATGGAAGGGTTTCAGTGGTTGTTGTATAAATATTTTAAAAGAGAAAGCTGTATTCTGGCGGATGATATGGGTTTGGGCAAAACGTATGtggttttttttttttttttttcagTGAAATGTGGCTTACACGCTTACTTGCTCGCAGTGTGCAGATCGCCTCTGTGTTGGGTTATCTAGGCTCTGCCAAATATGAAATCTATCCTTGTCTGGTGGTCGTGCCGAATTCGTACGTTATGACACAATAAAAAAATAAACATGGAAGCTTGAGCATCAATCCCGTGTACTGATAAATATCGTTTTGTTGTCGTTTAGAACAATCACCAATTGGGTCAGAGAGTTTGAAAAATGGAGTCCGCATTTGAGAGTCGTGAGttttcctccttttccttgtGGCGTTACACTATTACACCCTTGGCAATGGCTGATAAGTTGCTCTAGGTTCCCTTCTATGGCGAAGCAGCTTGCAAGTCGTTTGCTTCCTTACAATCAAAATTAACGGTTTAATCCCTGCTAATGGCCATCTGATTAGCACGCGAAATCATCTTCAAGTACGAACTATTTCATAAAGGGTTACAAGGAAAACCTGCGGGCCTCAAAGCGTGAGTTTTCGTCAATCGCTTGCttgaaaaaaaaaaaaaaaatggaCCTGCTGACCGGCAAGCGCCCCGAATATCAGCCACATTGTCTTGACCACGTACGATATGATAACTTCTTCAGAATTCCGTGTTTTCTCTGCCATCCCCCGATGGGAGGTGCTCTGTGTGGACGAGGGACAACGACGTAAGGACAATGGTTTACTTTTTGCGTCTTTGCTTTCACCAGGGCTTACGCAAtttttttatttatttatttattttaAATCAGTCAAATCTGACAATAGTAAAATATTCAATAATCTCAAAACTCTCAACTCTGTGCACCGCATACTGCTTACGGGGACACCGCTGAACAATAACATCCGTGAATTGTTCAACCTGCTCAATTTCTTGGATCAAGATAGTTTCAAGGACTTGGAGTCCATGGAACAGGAGTATGCCGATTTGAATGAGGCCAAAATCCAAAAACTGCACCAGATGATTAAACCATACATCCTTCGAAGGATCAAGGCCGATGTCCTCAATCTACCACCAAAGGTAAGTTCCGTCCCATATCTCGTTGAATAATGCACAAACACATGCGAAATTGTTGGCTTAAATTAACGTTGGGATTCGGTTTGCGGGACAGGTCGAAATTATCGTCCCCATCTCACTTACCCCGCTGCAGAAGCAAATGTACAAAGGTATATTTGAGAACCATGCCGATATAATCCAAGACATTCTCAAAGCTAGACAAAAAAGGCGACGGGCAAAGAAGTCTGTCCAGTCGATACCACCAACCAATTAATCAAATGTAAttttggagaagaaaagggTTGGGATATACATTCAAATGTTGAATATACAATAGAAAGAAGATGTTAGATATCTAATGTGCAACGTGATGATTCATTAAGAATGTATCTAAACTATAtgatatatatatataaCTAACATTAGTGAACACAACAAATTTACAAACTGATGTTTCCTTCTTTCCAGCGGCTTTACTTGCCCCGCATCTCATCCATTCTCGCCAACATCCTCTCCTCCGCAACCTCGTGTATCTCTTTCAATTGCTTCAACAGCGTTTTCGTTCCTTCAAAATCAAGTGTGTCGATCGCTTCCTTAGTCCGGACAACTTCCTCCATGATGGAGAGTATGTGGATTTGCTGAGCTGTACGCCTCGTAGGAGAGGGACCGGAAGGGATTTCTAAAACAGAAGCGCGTCCGGGGCGCAAAGGAGTAATCTGATCGGGGGATCGATCGGTTGGGGCGTCTATGAATAACCTAATGAGCTTATTACCATATTGTATCATAAGAAAACTTACCATCAAACCTGCCGCTTATGCTTTCATTCCACGATTGACTGCCTAATGCGCCCATGGCCCGCCTTAGAtgagcttcttcttcttgtctttGCTTCCTCGCAGATTCTGGGCAAAGTAAAAGttcatcctcatcctccaGTTCGCCAGTCGAAAAGACATTTT contains the following coding sequences:
- a CDS encoding Pol II transcription elongation factor, putative (Similar to TIGR gene model, INSD accession AAW43277.1), whose translation is MPAPRLLCPVIELTPLPPAVRALYAPPPAQSRHRTFCGKCRRPPASRILASLHTRPKKRKRPSPEDDDDDDLWSDSELVHILQGWVTCRRCVVASHYGCLSSSQKKTVLESLRAQDLAALGSTDPTVEVLDVPLRKTLAIGQETDFLCAKCTEGAPCFVCCKDQLQSNTPLLFRCLRCKQAAHYEHLKVPKSLGENAHLAEIAHTYQTQTDDGAAWTCHQCRESPWGIDIVIAWRPLPTTSPFHSLPPPPPKTPLYKTILPREYLIKYASRSFRHVTWVPHTWLSAIAPMKLRRFLEKGPILDLVTDETLEAKGDDMVMPSIADIDNLATLDEKRDVGRGKRVELIVDAEEDAESGLPVLWSTIDRVLDVLLIRPTAAQIKEKKKKKKKTQLQTVKRHQRRILSLSPSPSDDNDDAPFSPPNSTLAAAVAVKTKTKTPFEQLQADLDIPDGLRLPDDELIEIEEWEALTGRRLVETDVDEIAGLVGWGLFKWEDLQYDRACWDTPPPSSSPLYAAYKHGLFKYLAARRITIPVLTPTQIRARDNNTDDDVVAAARGRFVPPQEQPECIAGGTLMPFQMEGFQWLLYKYFKRESCILADDMGLGKTVQIASVLGYLGSAKYEIYPCLVVVPNSTITNWVREFEKWSPHLRVVPFYGEAASREIIFKYELFHKGLQGKPAGLKAHIVLTTYDMITSSEFRVFSAIPRWEVLCVDEGQRLKSDNSKIFNNLKTLNSVHRILLTGTPLNNNIRELFNLLNFLDQDSFKDLESMEQEYADLNEAKIQKLHQMIKPYILRRIKADVLNLPPKVEIIVPISLTPLQKQMYKGIFENHADIIQDILKARQKRRRAKKSVQSIPPTN